In a single window of the Actinomycetota bacterium genome:
- the hisI gene encoding phosphoribosyl-AMP cyclohydrolase has translation MSDRSTSEVDDAVAGLKFDDAGLVPAVVQDDRDGTVLMVAWMDAEAVRRTLTTGRTWFWSRSRREYWRKGDTSGHVQHVRSVTADCDADTLLVRVEQVGNACHTGTRSCFTNPLGGDA, from the coding sequence ATGAGCGATCGTTCAACCAGCGAAGTCGACGACGCCGTGGCCGGGCTGAAGTTCGACGACGCCGGCCTGGTCCCGGCCGTCGTCCAGGACGACCGCGACGGGACCGTGCTGATGGTGGCCTGGATGGACGCCGAGGCTGTCCGGCGCACCCTCACCACCGGCCGCACCTGGTTCTGGAGCCGTTCCCGCCGCGAGTACTGGCGCAAGGGCGACACCTCCGGCCATGTCCAGCACGTCCGCTCCGTCACGGCCGACTGCGACGCCGACACCCTGCTGGTCAGGGTGGAGCAGGTGGGGAATGCCTGCCACACCGGCACCCGCTCCTGCTTCACGAACCCGCTCGGGGGCGACGCGTGA
- a CDS encoding NAD-glutamate dehydrogenase translates to MSTQPEQAKAEILQQIVATIHEKVPEDRRGQVEEFARQYYQRLAPEDLLELEPEDLYGAVLAHWRLAHRRRPGEAKVRVYSPRFEEHGWRSRHSIVEIVTDDMPFLVDSVAMELNRHGLVIHLPIHPVIVVRRDEAGGLVEVLPPDATDGIGESYLHFEVDRQSEPEVLDQLRADIERVLEDVKASTEDWAEMRAQVNKILEEFDEHPPPVDDAELAEARALLEWIDDHHFTFLGYRSYDLVTEDGADVLRPVPGTGLGILRQDQGKPASGSFAKLPPEARRLARERHVLILTKANSHSTVHRPSYLDYIGVKRFDDQGEVVGERRFLGLYTSAAYNRNPRDIPVLRRKVTKVLERAGLPRYSHDWKSLLNILETFPRDELFQISDDQLFETAMGILRLEERRRVRLFMWHDDYGRFVSCLVYVPRDRYTTTVRRRIEVVLNDAFPGASFDFQVWLSESVLARLHFIIRVPPGQMPTYDARELEAKLATVARSWNDELHALLLELHGEEEGNDLYSRYGEAFPAAYLDDFPARNAVYDIQRMEDLAERGGLNMNLYRPLEATPGTLRLKLFWADRPIPLSDAVPMLEDMGVEVVEERPYEIHPPGRGTVWIHDFGVTYTVPEGDVDLGRVRDVFQDTFAAILRGEAESDGFNRLVLRARLTWRQIVVLRAYCKYLRQTRMTFSQEYMEQALAGNPAIARWLVELFQGRFDPTQADGAESRVEELRERLAEAIDQVANLDEDRILRGFLGMVEATLRTNYYQVDEGGQPKGYLSFKLDPAQVPSLPKPRPMFEVFVYSPRTEAVHLRGGRVARGGIRWSDRREDFRTEILGLMKAQMVKNAVIVPVGAKGGFVVKQPPAEGGREALMDEVVACYSTMMRGLLDITDNRVGGKVVPPPDVVRYDDDDPYLVVAADKGTATFSDLANSIAQEYGFWLDDAFASGGSAGYDHKKMGITARGAWESVKQLFRETGIDTQSTDFTVVGIGDMSGDVFGNGMLLSRHIKLVGAFNHLDVFLDPDPDPEAGFAERERLFALPRSSWSDYDTAKISEGGGVWPRTAKSIPLSEPVRRVLDVSAEALTPNELINAMLKAPVDLLWNGGIGTYVKAAREAHADVGDRTNDAVRVNGGELQAKVVGEGGNLGFTQLGRVEYALHGGRINTDFIDNSGGVDCSDHEVNIKILLNQVVSDGDMTRKQRDKLLADMTDDVATAVLQDNYRQVQAISVTEAQARQLLDEHARLMRSLERARRLDRRLEFLPNDEELAERRAAGKGLTRPELAVLLAYAKIVLQDELVASNVPEDEYLADDLERYMPPKLREKFRRQLRRHPLRRDIIATYVTNSMVNRAGSTFANRLRDETGASPPDVARAYTVAREVFDIRRLWKDLAALDTVVPADVQLELQAEGRKMIERSALWFLRNRRQPLDIAATVAHFAPGIAALAQELPKLLAPADSESLDRLAGRFTAAGVPAELATRVASLDALFSGLNVIEVATACGETVEAVAAVYFALGYRLDLHWLRDQIAHLPAETHWQTLAQGALRDDLYSEQRELSAEVLKPGTEDKDAEALIDAWLEENRSAVERANAILADLKEAETLDIAMLSVALREIRNLSETGSA, encoded by the coding sequence ATGTCGACGCAGCCAGAGCAGGCGAAAGCGGAGATCCTGCAGCAGATCGTCGCCACCATCCACGAGAAGGTCCCCGAGGACCGGCGCGGTCAGGTCGAGGAGTTCGCCCGCCAGTACTACCAGCGACTGGCCCCCGAGGACCTGCTCGAGCTGGAGCCGGAGGACCTGTACGGCGCCGTCCTGGCCCACTGGCGCCTGGCCCACCGCCGCCGGCCCGGCGAGGCCAAGGTCCGCGTGTACAGCCCCCGGTTCGAGGAGCACGGCTGGCGCTCCAGGCACTCCATCGTGGAGATCGTCACCGACGACATGCCGTTCCTGGTCGACTCGGTGGCCATGGAGCTGAACCGCCACGGCCTGGTCATCCACCTGCCCATCCACCCGGTGATCGTGGTCCGCCGCGACGAGGCCGGCGGGCTGGTCGAGGTGCTGCCGCCCGACGCCACCGACGGCATCGGCGAGTCGTACCTCCACTTCGAGGTCGACCGCCAGAGCGAGCCGGAGGTGCTGGACCAGCTGCGGGCCGACATCGAGCGGGTCCTGGAGGACGTCAAGGCCTCCACCGAGGACTGGGCCGAGATGCGCGCCCAGGTCAACAAGATCCTGGAGGAGTTCGACGAGCACCCGCCCCCGGTCGACGATGCCGAGCTGGCCGAGGCCAGGGCGCTGCTGGAGTGGATCGACGACCACCACTTCACCTTCCTCGGCTACCGCTCCTACGACCTGGTCACCGAGGACGGCGCCGACGTGCTCCGCCCGGTGCCAGGCACCGGCCTGGGCATCCTCCGCCAGGACCAGGGCAAGCCGGCCTCGGGCAGCTTCGCCAAGCTGCCGCCGGAGGCCAGGCGGCTGGCCCGCGAGCGGCACGTGCTCATCCTGACCAAGGCGAACTCGCACTCGACGGTGCACCGGCCGTCGTACCTGGACTACATCGGTGTCAAGCGCTTCGACGACCAGGGCGAGGTGGTGGGTGAGCGGCGCTTCCTCGGCCTGTACACCTCGGCCGCCTACAACCGGAACCCGCGCGACATCCCGGTGCTGCGCCGCAAGGTGACCAAGGTGCTGGAGCGGGCCGGGCTGCCCCGGTACAGCCACGACTGGAAGTCGCTGCTGAACATCCTGGAGACGTTCCCGCGCGACGAGCTGTTCCAGATCTCCGACGACCAGCTGTTCGAGACGGCCATGGGCATCCTGCGGCTGGAGGAGCGCCGCCGGGTGCGGCTGTTCATGTGGCACGACGACTACGGCCGCTTCGTCTCCTGCCTGGTCTACGTGCCCCGCGACCGCTACACGACCACCGTGCGCCGGCGCATCGAGGTGGTCCTCAACGACGCCTTCCCGGGGGCGAGCTTCGACTTCCAGGTGTGGCTGTCGGAGTCGGTCCTGGCCCGGCTGCACTTCATCATCCGGGTCCCGCCGGGGCAGATGCCGACCTACGACGCCAGGGAGCTGGAGGCCAAGCTGGCCACGGTGGCCCGCTCCTGGAACGACGAGCTGCACGCCCTGCTGCTGGAGCTGCACGGGGAGGAGGAGGGCAACGACCTGTACTCCCGCTACGGCGAGGCCTTCCCGGCCGCCTACCTGGACGACTTCCCGGCCCGCAACGCCGTCTATGACATCCAGCGGATGGAGGACCTGGCCGAGCGCGGCGGCCTGAACATGAACCTGTACCGGCCGCTGGAGGCGACGCCGGGAACGCTGCGGCTCAAGCTGTTCTGGGCCGACCGGCCGATCCCGCTGTCGGACGCGGTGCCGATGCTGGAGGACATGGGCGTCGAGGTGGTCGAGGAGCGGCCCTACGAGATCCACCCGCCCGGCCGGGGCACGGTCTGGATCCACGACTTCGGCGTGACCTACACCGTTCCCGAGGGCGACGTCGACCTGGGCCGGGTCCGCGACGTGTTCCAGGACACGTTCGCGGCCATCCTCCGCGGCGAGGCCGAGAGCGACGGCTTCAACCGGCTGGTCCTGCGGGCCCGGCTCACCTGGCGGCAGATCGTGGTGCTGCGCGCCTACTGCAAGTACCTGCGCCAGACCCGGATGACCTTCAGCCAGGAGTACATGGAGCAGGCCCTGGCCGGCAACCCGGCGATCGCCCGCTGGCTGGTTGAGCTGTTCCAGGGCCGGTTCGACCCGACCCAGGCCGACGGCGCCGAGAGCCGGGTGGAGGAGCTGCGGGAGCGGCTGGCCGAGGCGATCGACCAGGTGGCCAACCTGGACGAGGACCGGATCCTGCGCGGCTTCCTCGGCATGGTCGAGGCGACCCTGCGCACCAACTACTACCAGGTGGACGAGGGCGGCCAGCCCAAGGGGTACCTGTCGTTCAAGCTCGACCCGGCCCAGGTGCCGTCGCTGCCCAAGCCGCGGCCGATGTTCGAGGTGTTCGTGTACTCGCCCCGCACCGAGGCCGTGCACCTGCGCGGGGGCCGGGTGGCCAGGGGCGGGATCCGCTGGTCGGACCGGCGGGAGGACTTCCGCACCGAGATCCTCGGCCTGATGAAGGCGCAGATGGTCAAGAACGCCGTGATCGTGCCGGTGGGGGCCAAGGGCGGGTTCGTGGTCAAGCAGCCGCCGGCCGAGGGCGGCCGCGAGGCCCTGATGGACGAGGTGGTGGCCTGCTACTCGACCATGATGCGGGGCCTGCTCGACATCACCGACAACCGGGTCGGCGGCAAGGTCGTCCCCCCGCCGGACGTGGTCCGCTACGACGACGACGACCCGTACCTGGTGGTGGCGGCCGACAAGGGCACCGCCACCTTCTCCGACCTGGCCAACTCGATCGCCCAGGAGTACGGCTTCTGGCTCGACGACGCCTTCGCCTCCGGCGGGTCGGCCGGCTACGACCACAAGAAGATGGGGATCACCGCCCGGGGCGCCTGGGAGTCGGTCAAGCAGCTGTTCCGCGAGACCGGGATCGACACCCAGTCGACCGACTTCACCGTCGTCGGCATCGGCGACATGTCCGGCGACGTGTTCGGCAACGGCATGCTCCTCAGCCGCCACATCAAGCTGGTCGGGGCCTTCAACCACCTGGACGTGTTCCTCGACCCCGACCCCGACCCGGAGGCCGGCTTCGCCGAGCGGGAGCGCCTGTTCGCCCTCCCCCGCTCCTCCTGGTCGGACTACGACACGGCCAAGATCTCCGAGGGCGGCGGGGTCTGGCCGCGCACGGCCAAGTCGATCCCGCTGTCGGAGCCGGTCCGGCGGGTCCTGGACGTCAGCGCCGAGGCGCTCACCCCCAACGAGCTGATCAACGCCATGCTCAAGGCCCCCGTGGACCTGCTCTGGAACGGCGGCATCGGCACCTACGTGAAGGCGGCCCGCGAGGCCCACGCCGACGTCGGCGACCGGACCAACGACGCCGTCCGGGTCAACGGGGGCGAGCTGCAGGCCAAGGTCGTCGGCGAGGGCGGCAACCTCGGCTTCACCCAGCTCGGACGGGTCGAGTACGCCCTCCATGGCGGCCGCATCAACACCGACTTCATCGACAACTCCGGCGGTGTCGACTGCTCCGACCACGAGGTCAACATCAAGATCCTGCTCAACCAGGTGGTCAGCGACGGCGACATGACCCGCAAGCAGCGCGACAAGCTGCTGGCCGACATGACCGACGACGTGGCCACGGCGGTGCTGCAGGACAACTACCGGCAGGTCCAGGCGATCAGCGTCACCGAGGCCCAGGCGCGGCAGCTGCTGGACGAGCATGCCCGGCTCATGCGCAGCCTGGAGCGGGCCAGGCGGCTGGACCGTCGGCTCGAGTTCCTGCCCAACGACGAGGAGCTGGCCGAGCGCCGGGCCGCCGGCAAGGGCCTGACCCGCCCGGAGCTGGCCGTGCTGCTGGCCTACGCCAAGATCGTCCTCCAGGACGAGCTGGTCGCCTCCAACGTGCCCGAGGACGAGTACCTGGCCGACGACCTGGAGCGCTACATGCCGCCCAAGCTGCGGGAGAAGTTCCGCCGCCAGCTCCGCCGGCACCCGCTGCGCCGCGACATCATCGCCACCTACGTCACCAACAGCATGGTCAACCGGGCCGGGAGCACCTTCGCCAACCGGCTCCGGGACGAGACCGGGGCCAGCCCGCCCGACGTCGCCCGGGCCTACACCGTCGCCCGCGAGGTGTTCGACATCCGCCGGCTCTGGAAGGACCTGGCCGCCCTCGACACCGTGGTCCCGGCCGACGTGCAGCTGGAGCTCCAGGCCGAGGGACGCAAGATGATCGAGCGGTCGGCCCTGTGGTTCCTGCGCAACCGGCGCCAGCCGCTGGACATCGCGGCCACGGTGGCCCACTTCGCCCCCGGGATCGCCGCGCTGGCCCAGGAGCTGCCCAAGCTGCTGGCCCCGGCCGACTCCGAGTCGCTCGACCGGCTGGCCGGGCGGTTCACCGCCGCGGGCGTCCCGGCCGAGCTGGCCACCCGGGTGGCCAGCCTGGACGCGCTGTTCTCGGGCCTGAACGTGATCGAGGTGGCCACCGCCTGCGGCGAGACGGTCGAGGCGGTCGCGGCCGTCTACTTCGCCCTCGGCTACCGGCTGGACCTGCACTGGCTGCGCGACCAGATCGCCCACCTGCCGGCCGAGACCCACTGGCAGACCCTGGCCCAGGGGGCGC